In the genome of Myxococcus stipitatus, one region contains:
- a CDS encoding DUF1330 domain-containing protein gives MAVDPQGTDVQRFIQEDPGGPLVMLNLVRFKEGGRASFAEYASAVMPFMLKAGAQPLYAGDGSTALVADPGQTWDAVMLVRYPSRAAFLEMVSDPEYQRFTHLRTAALHEAVMQATIPWAASP, from the coding sequence GTGGCCGTTGATCCGCAGGGCACCGACGTTCAGAGATTCATCCAGGAAGACCCGGGGGGGCCGCTGGTGATGTTGAACCTGGTTCGATTCAAGGAGGGAGGCCGCGCCTCGTTCGCGGAGTACGCGAGCGCCGTCATGCCCTTCATGCTCAAGGCCGGCGCACAGCCCCTCTACGCGGGAGACGGCTCCACCGCGCTGGTGGCGGACCCGGGACAGACGTGGGACGCGGTGATGCTGGTGCGCTATCCCAGCCGGGCCGCGTTCCTCGAGATGGTGAGCGACCCCGAGTACCAACGCTTCACCCATCTGCGCACGGCCGCGCTGCATGAGGCGGTGATGCAGGCGACGATTCCCTGGGCGGCCTCGCCCTGA
- a CDS encoding amidase, with protein sequence MKTPTPPGHRSLDLSRRSFLGGTAAAAALASLDASASSGGQATPVNTFELEEVTLSDLQTGMREGRFTAHGLAERYLARIAAVDRTGPMPLASVIELNPDALAIAQALDLERREKGARGPLHGIPVLIKDNIATADKMQTTAGSLALVGAVPSKDAFIVERLRAAGAVILGKTNLSEWANFRSTRSSSGWSGRGGQCRNPYALDRTPSGSSSGSGAATAANLCAVSVGTETDGSIVSPSAACSLVGLKPTVGLVSRSGIIPISHSQDTAGPMTRTVADAAALLTVLAGMDASDAATAASQGHTGLDYTRFLDAEGLKGARIGVPRERFFGYHAATDALVEQALDVMRSKGAIIVDPAPIPNLSKLDEPEFEVMLYEFKASIEAWLASVGERTKLRTLADLIRFNEERQDSEMPYFGQEVFRQAQARGPLTDAKYRKALAACRKLSRSQGLDAVMRKHQLDALVAPTQAPPGLIDLVNGDHWLGSSSTPAAVSGHATITVPAGYVRGLPVGLSFIGGAWSEPTMLKLAYAYEQATRHRRPPGFIPTADLRLVAGR encoded by the coding sequence ATGAAAACGCCCACGCCCCCGGGTCACCGTTCCCTCGACTTGAGCCGCCGCTCCTTCCTGGGCGGCACGGCCGCCGCCGCGGCGCTCGCCTCGCTGGATGCCTCCGCGAGCAGTGGGGGACAGGCCACCCCGGTCAACACTTTCGAGCTGGAAGAGGTCACGCTCTCCGACCTCCAGACGGGAATGCGCGAGGGGCGGTTCACCGCGCACGGCCTCGCGGAGCGCTACCTGGCGCGCATCGCGGCGGTGGACCGCACCGGGCCCATGCCGCTGGCGTCGGTCATCGAACTGAACCCGGACGCGCTCGCCATCGCCCAGGCGTTGGACCTGGAGCGACGGGAGAAGGGGGCCCGCGGTCCGCTGCACGGCATCCCCGTGCTCATCAAGGACAACATCGCCACCGCCGACAAGATGCAGACCACCGCGGGCTCGCTCGCGCTGGTGGGCGCGGTGCCCTCGAAAGACGCCTTCATCGTCGAGCGCCTGCGCGCGGCGGGCGCGGTCATCCTGGGCAAGACGAACCTGAGCGAGTGGGCCAACTTCCGCTCCACGCGCTCCTCGAGCGGCTGGAGTGGTCGCGGCGGTCAGTGCCGCAATCCCTACGCCTTGGACAGGACACCCTCGGGCTCCAGCTCGGGCTCGGGCGCGGCCACCGCGGCGAACCTCTGCGCCGTGTCGGTGGGCACGGAGACGGATGGCTCCATCGTCTCGCCGTCGGCGGCGTGCTCGCTCGTGGGGCTCAAGCCCACGGTGGGGCTGGTCAGCCGCTCGGGCATCATCCCCATCTCGCACAGCCAGGACACGGCGGGGCCCATGACCCGCACGGTGGCGGATGCCGCCGCGCTGCTCACGGTGCTCGCGGGCATGGATGCCTCCGACGCCGCGACGGCCGCGAGCCAGGGGCACACGGGACTGGACTACACGCGCTTCCTCGACGCGGAGGGCCTGAAGGGCGCGCGCATCGGTGTCCCTCGCGAGCGCTTCTTCGGCTACCACGCCGCCACGGACGCGCTGGTGGAGCAGGCCCTGGACGTCATGCGCTCGAAGGGCGCCATCATCGTCGACCCGGCGCCCATCCCGAACCTGTCCAAGCTGGACGAGCCCGAGTTCGAGGTGATGCTGTACGAGTTCAAGGCCAGCATCGAGGCGTGGCTCGCGAGCGTGGGGGAGCGGACGAAGCTGCGCACGCTCGCGGACCTCATCCGCTTCAACGAGGAGCGGCAGGACTCGGAGATGCCTTACTTCGGCCAGGAGGTGTTCCGTCAGGCCCAGGCCCGAGGGCCGCTCACCGACGCGAAGTACCGCAAGGCCCTGGCCGCCTGCCGGAAGCTGTCTCGCTCGCAGGGGCTGGACGCGGTGATGCGCAAGCACCAGCTGGACGCGCTCGTCGCGCCGACGCAGGCGCCGCCGGGGCTCATCGACCTGGTGAACGGCGACCACTGGCTGGGCAGCAGCTCCACGCCCGCGGCGGTGTCTGGCCATGCCACGATCACCGTGCCCGCGGGCTACGTGAGAGGACTTCCCGTGGGCTTGTCATTCATTGGCGGTGCCTGGAGCGAGCCAACCATGCTCAAGCTCGCCTATGCCTACGAGCAGGCCACCCGGCACCGGCGGCCGCCCGGATTCATTCCCACCGCGGACCTGCGACTCGTCGCGGGACGCTAG
- a CDS encoding patatin-like phospholipase family protein produces MAANLTLLAGPDALRLLRERGLRGEDVDVVPGASGGPKWLVLAGLDRALFGDLFKDRTRPLHLIGSSIGSWRLACLAQKDPVSALRRFEAAYIDQRYPPKPSPAVVSEMSDRILDALLGDDGVEEIIRHPWARLHIITALCRGPLAAEHRHVQLLGLTLCAMGNVLSRKSLSLHLRRVIFDTAGDTSPFSSWRDLPSDHLPLTAQNLKSALIASGSIPLVLRGVRIPGAHPGVYRDGGVIDYHLDMNFGPGEGLVLYPHFYPYVVPGWFDKPLRWRRARPENFRRALLISPSAALVAKLPGGRIPDRTDFETMTDNERIRAWNKVVIESERMGDELQELLATGRLVDHVRPL; encoded by the coding sequence ATGGCTGCGAACCTGACCCTGCTGGCGGGGCCTGACGCGCTGCGGCTGCTCCGCGAGCGCGGCCTCCGTGGCGAAGACGTGGATGTCGTACCCGGGGCGTCTGGAGGCCCCAAGTGGCTGGTGCTGGCCGGGCTGGACCGCGCCTTGTTCGGCGACCTGTTCAAGGACCGGACCCGCCCCTTGCATCTGATTGGCAGCTCCATCGGGAGCTGGCGGCTGGCCTGCTTGGCGCAGAAGGACCCCGTGTCGGCGCTGCGCCGGTTCGAGGCCGCGTACATCGACCAGCGCTATCCCCCGAAGCCCTCGCCCGCCGTGGTGAGCGAGATGAGCGACCGCATCCTCGACGCGCTCCTCGGCGACGACGGCGTGGAGGAGATCATCCGCCATCCATGGGCGCGGCTGCACATCATCACCGCCCTCTGCCGAGGCCCCCTCGCGGCGGAGCATCGTCACGTCCAGCTGTTGGGCCTGACGCTGTGCGCGATGGGCAACGTGCTGAGCCGCAAGAGCCTGAGCCTCCACCTGCGCCGCGTCATCTTCGACACGGCGGGCGACACGAGCCCCTTCTCCTCCTGGCGGGACTTGCCCTCCGACCACCTGCCGCTGACGGCGCAGAACCTCAAGTCCGCGCTCATCGCGTCGGGCTCCATCCCGCTCGTGTTGAGGGGTGTGCGCATCCCCGGCGCACACCCGGGGGTGTACCGGGACGGCGGCGTCATCGACTACCACCTGGACATGAACTTCGGCCCGGGTGAGGGCCTGGTGCTCTATCCGCACTTCTATCCCTACGTGGTGCCGGGCTGGTTCGACAAGCCGCTGCGCTGGCGCCGGGCGAGGCCCGAGAACTTCCGCAGGGCCCTGCTCATCTCCCCGTCCGCCGCGCTGGTCGCGAAGCTGCCGGGTGGGAGGATTCCGGACCGCACCGACTTCGAGACGATGACGGACAACGAGCGGATCCGCGCCTGGAACAAGGTCGTCATCGAGAGCGAGCGGATGGGGGACGAACTCCAGGAGCTCCTCGCCACGGGCCGACTCGTCGACCACGTGCGCCCGCTCTGA
- a CDS encoding cation:proton antiporter encodes MYLFASAAPPFLQEIVVLIAAGAVVAYVGHRFRLVPIVGFLLAGALIGPNSLGLVKDLELVNSAAELGVILLLFSIGLEFSLEKLARLKKLLFGGGGLQVGLASVGMMGLLMLFGVAWRPALFTGFLVALSSTAIVLKLLGDRGETSSEVGQVSLGLLIFQDLAVVMMVLLVPVLSGLGDTPWHFVGAFGKALGIIVAVLVVARRLMPRLLEVVARTCSPELFLLTVIAVCFGTAYLTSLAGVSVSLGAFLAGLVVSESRFSEHAFGEILPLQILFSATFFVSVGMLLDAGFLVRHLPEVLLAIVAVLLVKVVTTGISVLALGYRAPVAVEASLLLAQVGEFSFVLERSGRKLGLFPAGIPDGSHAFIAATVMLMVFTPLLSRLGVWAGGQLKRRRQLAVAQSGPTTDEAEALAAESFARFENHAIVAGYGEGARRLSRVLRGSGIPFLVTTLSPQGANEAEAEGMSVLRGDYARQRTLRVAGVQRAKLLLVVDDDASRARHVVAVARMENPTLRLVARVRMVSEVDPVRSAGADVVICEEMEGLVAVLTSVLEDYRQSPKDIEDNEDAVRRSGYAALRQPLALEKPLLICALEEGCLSWRKVTIRPGAAVVGESVETLAPRAGGALKLLELRRDGEVLSHVSEHTRFEAGDELSLKGSAEAFERVAELFRAPPPEGLDAESPSTSTPPRTAAELIDTEATYEFRPRAGTGPCGHLDQLRPVRPRTRGCEECLKLHDTWVHLRLCLTCGKVGCCDDSKNKHATRHFHETAHPLICSLEPGEQWGWCYEDKVQLEREP; translated from the coding sequence ATGTACCTATTCGCCTCCGCCGCACCCCCGTTCCTGCAAGAGATTGTCGTGTTGATTGCCGCCGGTGCGGTGGTGGCCTACGTCGGCCATCGCTTCCGGCTGGTGCCCATTGTCGGCTTCCTGCTCGCCGGGGCCTTGATTGGTCCGAACTCACTGGGGCTGGTGAAGGACCTGGAGCTGGTGAACTCAGCCGCGGAGCTGGGTGTCATCCTCCTGCTGTTCAGCATCGGCCTCGAGTTCAGCCTGGAGAAGCTGGCGCGGCTGAAGAAGCTCTTGTTCGGTGGCGGAGGGCTTCAGGTGGGCCTCGCCTCCGTGGGCATGATGGGCCTGCTCATGCTGTTCGGCGTGGCGTGGCGCCCCGCGCTCTTCACCGGCTTCCTGGTGGCGCTGTCCTCCACCGCCATCGTCCTGAAGCTGCTGGGAGACCGAGGCGAGACGTCGTCCGAGGTCGGTCAGGTGTCCCTGGGCCTGCTCATCTTCCAGGACCTCGCGGTGGTGATGATGGTGCTGCTGGTGCCTGTCCTCTCGGGCCTCGGGGACACGCCGTGGCATTTCGTCGGGGCCTTCGGCAAGGCGCTGGGCATCATCGTCGCCGTGCTCGTCGTCGCGCGCCGGTTGATGCCTCGACTGCTGGAGGTGGTGGCGCGCACCTGCTCGCCGGAGCTGTTCCTCCTCACCGTCATCGCCGTGTGCTTCGGCACTGCGTACCTCACCAGCCTCGCGGGCGTGAGCGTCTCCCTGGGGGCCTTTCTCGCGGGCCTGGTGGTGAGCGAGAGCCGCTTCAGCGAGCACGCCTTCGGCGAAATCCTCCCGCTCCAGATTCTCTTCAGCGCGACCTTCTTCGTCTCCGTGGGCATGTTGTTGGACGCGGGCTTCCTCGTGCGGCACCTGCCCGAGGTGCTGCTGGCCATCGTCGCCGTGCTCCTGGTCAAGGTGGTGACGACGGGCATCAGCGTGCTGGCACTGGGCTATCGTGCACCCGTGGCGGTGGAGGCTTCGCTGCTGCTGGCCCAGGTGGGGGAGTTCTCGTTCGTGCTGGAGCGCAGCGGCCGGAAGCTGGGGCTGTTCCCAGCGGGCATTCCCGATGGCTCCCATGCCTTCATCGCGGCCACCGTGATGCTGATGGTGTTCACGCCGCTGCTGTCCCGCTTGGGCGTCTGGGCGGGAGGACAGCTCAAGCGGCGTCGCCAGCTCGCCGTCGCCCAGAGCGGGCCGACGACGGATGAAGCCGAAGCACTCGCCGCCGAGTCCTTCGCTCGCTTCGAGAACCACGCCATCGTCGCGGGCTACGGAGAGGGCGCGAGGCGTCTGTCCCGGGTGTTGCGAGGTTCGGGCATTCCCTTCCTCGTCACCACCCTGAGTCCGCAGGGCGCGAACGAGGCCGAGGCCGAGGGTATGTCCGTGCTGCGGGGCGACTATGCGCGGCAGCGCACCCTGCGCGTCGCGGGAGTCCAGCGCGCCAAGCTCCTCCTCGTCGTGGACGACGACGCGAGCAGGGCCCGGCACGTGGTCGCCGTGGCGCGGATGGAGAACCCGACGCTGCGGCTCGTGGCGCGGGTCCGCATGGTCTCGGAGGTGGACCCGGTGCGCTCGGCTGGAGCGGACGTCGTGATCTGCGAGGAGATGGAAGGACTGGTCGCGGTGTTGACCTCGGTGCTCGAGGACTACCGCCAGTCGCCGAAGGACATCGAGGACAACGAAGACGCCGTGCGTCGCTCGGGCTACGCGGCGCTGAGGCAGCCGCTCGCGCTCGAGAAGCCGCTGCTCATCTGCGCGCTGGAAGAGGGCTGTCTGAGCTGGCGCAAGGTGACGATTCGCCCGGGGGCAGCCGTGGTCGGCGAGTCGGTGGAGACGCTGGCCCCGCGCGCGGGAGGCGCCCTCAAGCTCCTGGAGCTGCGACGCGACGGTGAGGTGCTGTCCCATGTGTCGGAGCACACGCGCTTCGAAGCGGGGGATGAGCTCTCACTCAAGGGCTCGGCCGAGGCCTTCGAGCGAGTCGCCGAGCTGTTTCGCGCCCCCCCTCCAGAAGGGCTCGATGCCGAGAGCCCCTCGACCTCCACTCCGCCTCGCACGGCGGCCGAGCTCATCGACACGGAGGCCACGTATGAGTTCCGCCCTCGCGCGGGCACGGGGCCGTGTGGCCACCTCGACCAGCTTCGCCCGGTCCGCCCACGGACCCGAGGTTGTGAGGAGTGCCTCAAGCTCCATGACACCTGGGTCCACCTCCGCCTGTGTCTGACGTGCGGGAAGGTGGGGTGCTGCGACGACTCCAAGAACAAGCACGCGACGCGGCACTTCCACGAGACGGCCCATCCGCTCATCTGCTCGCTCGAGCCGGGCGAGCAGTGGGGCTGGTGCTACGAGGACAAGGTCCAGCTCGAGCGCGAGCCCTAG